Within the Carassius auratus strain Wakin chromosome 18, ASM336829v1, whole genome shotgun sequence genome, the region tctttttttattgtggttatttttttaaacatatttgggGGTCGTTCGTTAACAAGGCTGCTCTGTTTCAGGATTCTGGAATCTGGGTAGACTTTATGTTATTCTGAGAATTTCAATGtttgcttaaaaaatattttttcagataTTTCATGCATGCTTTCCTCATCATAAGGACACGCCACCTTTTTTAACCTGAACTTTGGCTGTTCCACCTTTGGCAGCTCCAGAGATTAATAGTCAGAAGGTTATGTTTTGTTTGCGTGTACATTGTGGTTTCCActatgtgtgtgtacgtgtgtgtgtgtttgaaagcacTCACGATGATAACTTAAAAATGCCATGCAATGAGTCTTTCTGTCATATCTGTTTCTGTAACTCGAGGGCTTGAGTTactacatattaataaaaaaggcaaatattttggtttatttttttgaatttctTATGAATTGTGCACAAAAAGCTCTAGATCATAAACTGAAAATGGGGTCAAATTATATCAAatagaagatattttaagaaatgtctcGGAAAATTTGGTgaagaacattcttcaaaatgtcttcttttttatCTGATATATCTATTTTTAAGCTAGTCGTGTTCTGGGGGTGAGAAAAATGATGATGAAATTgtaatctttgggtgaactatcagtAAGCAAACCAGATGGCGAGGTGACAACTAATAATattgtaaagaaaaaacaaatgctACACACAGTGTACGTCTGTAGTGTGTGTATTAAAAAAGAATCAATTCTTGACTGAAATAGGaactaaaatgcattttgattttaGCTTACTGACATACTGCTTAACTGCTTCTGTTgtagaaatatatacattttaacatcGGAAGCTCCTATAGGCGAATTACAACAGTAGAGATATATCATTGCACATAAATATGTCAAAACAAAGAGAAACAAATCCAGCAGCAgcataaagaatttttttttttgagtaaaactGAAGAATTGTTTACAATAAAACCAGGATTgtgcattttcatttcatgttgacCTGAATATGCATCACACATTTCAGTActtaatacactgtaaaaaaaaaaaaaaaaaaaaaaaaaaaaaaatatatatatatatatatatatatattttattatttatttatttatttattttttgaagtaaaaaacaaattattggattatgtaaaatatttcagtCTTCCTACTttaaagttttgtatttaatttaatatgttgatatcattttttgtcattaaatacAATTGATTGAAAATTGATTCTACACCAAATGTTGTACATGCACGTGCTTGTACTTTGTACACATTCATATTAGTAAGATAGGAGCACCAGTGCTGAGCAAAGCAGACCCACTATGTGTGAACCCTGCTGCGAAGCGGCTGGCGCATTTTCATGGAAAGCTTCTCTTTTAGGCCAGCAGGTTTTCAATGCGCTCATTTACACATCAAAACAGTGCAGAAAAGGGATAGTTCTCTGGAGGGCAGGGGAGGATGGAGGGGGTGGATGAGTGTAATGAGGGCTTCTTTTATTCTctttgctctccctctctctctttcttctttcctGAGGGGTGGGTGGATGGTTGTGGACTGATAAGCATGGCTGGGGTTCGGGAGGAGGTGGGTAAACACCTCATAAAGATCCTCTTTTAATCAAACACATGACCGGACAGGGTCTCTCACACTCCGCTCGGTCGGACAGACGAGAGCGTGGCTAACCGACCCGATCCCACCACTTGCAGCAGGACGAAAAAATATCCGGACTCTTAAAGGTgcattagataataaaatatcaaaccaagtgaaTTTTGGTTTGAACGATGAATTTTCAAGTGGACCATTCTTTTGTTTGATGCTGAAAAGTTCAGTCCAAAATTCTATTGGTTTGATATTTGAGGTTTTACCATCATCAAAGCTTATTTTAGGTTTGGGAAATAGGAAGTGAGTGAGAGGATGTGAGTGAACGAGAATGCATGTTCTGCTTCAGTGTTGACCTCACATTTGTGGTTGGGCAGGTGCCTTTCCGACATACGCCACTGGCCTCATTTTAATTGGTGCCTTTAtatgcacgcatgcacacacacacacacacacacacacatgcaccagaTGCAGTTTACTGACATTGTGATGGAGGTAAAGCACCCCTCTAGAGAGGCAACCTGAGATGAAAAATACCCAAACACTCTGTCATAAAACGCTACGGCCTGCTCTGAACCACTGGCTGCTGAAAGGACCGGTGTACTTGCCAAAGCTCTCTCAGAGGAGCCGCTTTTACAATGTTGTGATGACGATGGGTAAATGACACATGCAGCTGTCAgtttaaacaacaaacaaaaaaatgtggcTTCAATAACCCACACAGACCTGTCAGGGATTGCCTGTAAAATATTACAgacaatagtaataatatttaccATCTATAACTGATTGTGAAATGGCCTTTTTTGGAATCAGAACATGTATGGCTGTTAATTGGGAAATCAAATCAATATAGGTATACAGAATGCACAGGGTACATTCTAGATTTTGAAAAGaagattataaaatatttcaaggtgtaacatataattttttttttttcaagatatatTTTGTCAGGCTCTGGTAATTTATATTAAGAAAAATCTCTCCAGTGATACTGTAAAAGATAGAAGAAATTTCTAAGGGAATGCTGAGGCATTTTATAACATTTGCATGACCAGATAAATGGACCATTAACTTATAATTTTAGTATGTGACTGGGAAAATAAATGCTCAGGTCAGGTAAAGCCAGAGTCTGTGTCATTTAAACTACATGAAAATATAAGGAAAAATGCTGGATATTTTTAAACAGTATATGAAGAGTTAATTTTACAAAATCAAAATtacccaactgcagtttgatttaGATGTGGAATACAcaattaaaaacatgatttttaaaaacTGTTACAACCTGAGTTATCTGTCTTTGCAAATgaactcatttattttttttacacataaaaaCACTTAATTGTGTTTTTATAACACATAATTGTGTTGACAAAGGCGATAAATAACTTCAAGAACTTcaacaagaattaaaaaaaaaaaaaaaaaaaaaaaaaatatatatatatatatatatatatatatatatatatatatatatatatagcacaatgTTTCAAAATTTTGAGACTAGAAGACCAAATACTCAACTCTTTTGAAGGACATGTAACGTTGATCCATgccatatataaatatgataaatatatatatttaaaattaatgctACATGCAAAGTCTGTTGGTTTGATATATCCATACATTTTCTAataatgcttcttttttttcaaaccaagctcaaaaaaaaaaaaaaaaaggaagaaaaacgaATAAGATCTAAAACAAACATGCAATGGCATATGAATGAATAATCAAAAGCCAGATCGGCTGCTACAAACGGATGGAGGTAGGGAGAGGAATATACAATTCAAGCAGCTATCGGAGCCCTACATGCTCCGGATCAAGCGTCGGAGAAAAGTGCCTTTATTTGCATGAGTGGCTCACATCAAAGAGCGGAGGGGGAAGAGAGAAGCAATACACAACAATAGGAgaatctgaatgtgtgtgtgtgtgtgtgtgtgcatgtgatgcacctcattaatgaaatataattccAGAACAACCTCTGCGTTTAAAGGTGATGTTGTGAATGTTCGCACAGAGAAATCCAGGCTACTGTCTGTCGCTCTGCTCAACGATTCCCTTTGAGGATGAAGGAGAGAAAACCACCAGGGATTTCTGTTCTGGTAAACGCGCTCAAAGGAAAGCGCGCCCAAAGCGGCTGCGTCTGTCATATGGAGGGGAATTAAAGAGAGAAAATAGAGCAAACGgctaaaaggaataaaaaaaaagaacactgagTATAACACGATGCTTAAACAATGTGCTAAAACAAAAATGAGGCCTTCGTTACGAGCGTAATCTCCATGATCCAAGCTTAGTCACAACTCTGACCAATAGTCCCCTAAAACTGACAACATAGATTTATTCGTGTCAGGGGCGTACAAAGCCACATAGCCTTGTGTTATTCGGGGGTAGCCCACTCTTTTGAAGGCTCCTGAAAGGGTCCCTCAAGGATCGATTTGCATTTGAACTGAGGCCACCTTTCAGATGCAAACCTGGCTTTCTTCATCaaaatatttgcattgctttgacgcATTTTCTTGCTACAGTTCATGTGAAAAGTCTCACCAGGGAGCTTCTCTTTAACTTCCACCTCTAAACAGATgcaaaacacgagcgtctgggcACAACGAGCACTTCAgtggaattgaaaaaaaaaatactgttatattGTGCAGCAACACCAAAACAAAAGTGCAGTCTGTCTTTGGAGGAGTAGATAGCACTTAAGTGAGCAATTAACTTTTCAAATGCCTacttcaaagaagaaatttcaGACGACTGgtgaaaatatataacattttattatcttcTTCAGAAAGGCACTTACTAACAAACTGATCAATGCCATCTTGTGAGAAACCAagacaaacaaaattaaatatatatatttatatatatatatatatacaataaatagaaGTCCTGAAACATTGGAACaagtaaataaacatattaacatGTCATCGAACAGCTTTTAGATGGGGACACTGTGCACTTCTCCATGCAAGGGCGATTGCAGATATTTAAAACTGATTAGGATGTGCATATCTGTCTCATTTTGTGCTACAGCAAGCAACGGTGAAATTCTCCCTTTAACTAACAAGTTCTGTTAATCCATTGTTTAGCTGCAATGTTGGGTTTTAAGTTTGTTAACTTCACCACAAAGCTTCACAGCACCTTATGTCTTATTCTCAAATAGTCCACAGTACTGTACATCCCAGATGAGGCCACAGTCTCAGTGCTGCGCTCATACGTGTGTGGGACAGTCCAAGTAGGGATCAGTCTTTGACATGTGCAGTATAACAGCAGGTGCTTTGTAGTGGCAGTGACTGGTGCTGCAGCTCCCGCTGCAATGCTTCCTGCAAGTCCTGTCTGTCAACTTCCTGCTACACAGCCCCTGCCAAGTCTGCAGCGTCTTGGAGCTCCAGACCCACACGCCACTGGTGATGCCCACCACCAGCGACATGAAGATCTTCAGCATGAACACGGCCACGTTGGGCACCGAAGACTCCAGGGCGCAGTCCTCGTTCCTCCGACCCGGGAATGTGGTGCACTTGCTTTGCAGCCCTCGAAATTTCCAGTAGTCCATGTTGAGGCGTTCGTAGAAGTAGCAAATGATGACGCAGGTGGCGGGAACTGTGTACAGGATGGAGTAGATGCCGATTTTCACCATCAGCTTTTCTAGCTTTTCTGTGTTTGTGCCTTCGGTCTTCATAACCTTTCGGATGTGGAAAAGCGCCACAAAGCCGGTCAGGATGAAAGACGTCCCGATGACGAGGTAGCAGGACAGAGGCACGAGGACGAAGCCTGTTAGCGCCCCCACATCCATACTGCCCACATAACACAGTCCGGTGAGCTCATCGCCTGCCACTTTCCGCATGGTGAGGATGACTATGGTCTTCAGCGCAGGTATGCCCCACGCAGCCATGTGGAAGTAACTGCTGTGTGACTCAATAGCCTCATGACCCCATTTCTTACCTGCTGCCAGAAACCAAGTGAGGGTGAGGATGACCCACCAGATGGAGCTTGCCATGCCGAAGTAGTAGAGGATGAGGAAGACTATAGTGCAACCCGTACTTTCCAAGCCCTCCTGGATAATATACAACTCGCCGTTCTCACGGTCGCACGCAATGTTCTCCGCCCCGGCGACGGTTCGGATGATGAAGGCGACTGAGTAAACGTTGTAGCACATGGAGAGGAAGATGATGGGCCGCTCTGGGTACTGAAAGCGATGTGGGTCAAGCAGGAAAGTTAGGACTGTGAAAGCCGTGGATACGAAGCACAGAGTGGACCAAACCGCCATCCAAATGAAAGCAAAGTCCTTGTCCTGTCTGGACCAGAACACATCCACGGCTGATGAGCAGCGTGGAGCGCACGTCTCGCTCTTTTCTACATACTGGAACTTTTCCGGGTTCGCACAAACTCCCATGCTCCCCCCCGAGCGTCCGTTCGCAGCGCCGGGCTGGTTTGGTCTGGGCGGCACAGGCAGCATTCCCTCTCCTTTCTTAGTTTCGGTTTTGGTATCATTTTCCGGGGCTTCCATGCACAGCGCGTTGGGGTCATTTCTGGTGGGCAGTTTAGAGCAGTCCAAAGAATCAGGCCAGGCGTAATTAAACTTCTCCATGATGGGCGAGCACTTATGACGTGCCTGTTCGCACATGGGACGGCAGGCAGGGATGGATGTGGACACTTGGTCTGTACACATAGGGGCATAAAGAGAGCAGAGGAAAAATCTCAAGTGCACATCACAACCATATTCCACCAGAGGGGCGAATTCATTCAACTTAATCCCAGCTTCCCTCTGATTGTCATGGTCCATAAAGTTGGGCATCCGGGTGAGGTTGTACCCGATGCCCTGGCACATAGGGATGACGATAGGCTCACATTTAGCCGGTCTCCCTCTCTCCAGGTCATAGGAGCCAATCTCTAAACTGTAGGCAGCAATGACCAGCTGACACCACAGAGAAAGCACAATTTTCAGAGGTGAGCCTCCCATGCTGGATTTTCAGTCACCTTTTTTGAATGAGGCAAGTCAGTGGAAACTTTCCTGGCATAAACAGTCCCAAGGCAGGATACTTTCGTGTGTTATGGGTGATTATGCAGCTCCATAGACACAGCTTAGATTAAAAGTGCTTCAATTGATATTACACTTGCCCTCCAGTTAAAACGCTGAAAAACAGATATTCCTCTAAATGTAACTTCTCTGAAAAAGCTGCCTTTCCACAGTCTGCATATCATATAAAATGATGCTTAATGTCCAAACTCGTCATATGTTTCTATGAAAAACGCGCGTGCACAGTCACTTAAATCACTAATACTTCAGTCGTTACCGTCATTATTGGGACAAATGAGGAGGAAAATAACAATAATGTCCTCGTCTTCAGTTATCTCCGAACTTCTGTGAAGCGTGTAGTCCGTCAGCAGCTCGTGTGTCCTCCTCACATCTCTACTCGCGCACACTGAACTTTCGCTCTCCTCTCTGTGTCCTCTAATACGGGGGCGGGGCATTCATGACGCACTCTCGTGGTTCCTCCTACACACTGCTGAAAAGCCAATGACGTCGAGAATGTGCTCCGCCCACCTACAACCGAAAAGGCGctcaataaaacacacatttcaatCTGGAGATTTACCTTTGGACAGATGTATCGTGGTAATAATAGCTTCAGTCAAAATGCAATATTATTGTTACTCCGAATTAAATCAATGAATTgtgttattctttctttcttcctttcttcctttcttcctttctttctttctttctttattgttACAGTGGTATATGGTTACTTAGGCTATACCACtaacaataactgtaataatgATATTTGAGTGGAAACTAccactgtgataaaaaaaaaaaaaaaaaaaaaaaaaaaaaaaaaatatatgtaagaTGTCCAATGCAAACTGTGGAATTGTTTGTTTAAGTAGACTAAACTCATTTTACTTTGCATtcctttttacatttctattaatAATGAAATCCTTACATATGAGATTTCAACCACAGGTTTAGTTGTAAAATCATGAACAGCCGAACTTGATATAAAATGTCCCCCAGTGGCACAGGTATTATGCCCTAATAAAGcaatggcaaaagtataaaaaggGTGCTAAGGCATTTATCAGAATAGCTGCCATGATACTCAACACCTCAGGATATTGCTGCAAAGGACAGAAGTTAATTCCAAAtgtaatgaaagaaaaacaacGCCCAGGCTAGAAAttttaatcatgaaaataattcaTCTTACACAGATTCCATTAAACTTAGTCTTTTATCAGACTTCAATATTTATGCTGAAAACCCTCAACATCCCGTCAATGAGAGATTCctgtaaaagaaaaagattatTACCATCTAGTGGCTATATAATGTATAACAATTCCACTAGACAGGCAACAAAGCAACAGTTTACTTCATGTAAACCAAAcgtaaaaatcaataaataatagttataataaaaaaaagtgtatagttTGCTAATATCTAAAACGAATATGTTTAAAATCATTTGTCTCATTTATTTCAAGACTcattaaccacaaatgctcagtTCTCAAGCCAGACATTTGGTCAAAATAAAACAAGTCAGATTTGAAGTCCCTTCTGTTTGATGTGGTTGCAGAGGGCATTTAAACCTTTTCACCCGCGGTGTTAGATTGTGAGCAGTTATCAGATTTGGATTTGGCATGCTAAGCCTCACTTAGCCTGAAAGAGCACAGAGTGAGTCTGATAGCCCTCCAGAAAGGAAATACATACCAGACAGAATGATTTTTATCATCCTCAGCGTTTGCACGTCAGACCCCAATCCTATCCAGTTTTGGAATAATGAACACTAATATAACATTTACcaaaacacttttattcaaatcCAACTTTCATTGCATAACAGTCAATGCAATCTCTGGAAATCAAACCAATGACCTTGGTGTTTCTAGTAtcaagttaaaggaatagttcacccaaacatgaaaattagctaaaaatgtactcaccctcagcccAATCCAAAAtgtagttgagtttgtttcttcatcagaacagatttggaaaaatgtagcattatatcacttgatCAACAATGGACCCtaagcagtgaatgggtgctgtcagaatgagagtccaaacagctgataaaaatatcaaaataatccagAACTAaaccacatgactccagtcccatcaattaatgtcttttgAATTACAATCCATCTTCCAGGTAAAAGAAATCTTCAAATATTGCTTTACCCAGTTAAAAAGTTGCGTTGTTTGAAAAAAGTCCAAACCGTTCTAAACAAACATCTTTAGTGgaatattttaatggattttgatgcgactttttcactggaagaagtggattttggactcatattttggcacccattcactgcagagtatctattggtgaacaagtgatgtaatgctaaatttctccagatctgttcggATGAAAATAACTtattcatttacatcttggacAGCCTCAGGGTGAGTGCAGTTTCaacaaattgtcatttttagatgaactattcctttaagctacAGGAACATTTAACTAATCAGTACAACATCTGAAGCttgacaaagaaaacaaacacatttcgAG harbors:
- the LOC113118612 gene encoding frizzled-9-like, whose translation is MGGSPLKIVLSLWCQLVIAAYSLEIGSYDLERGRPAKCEPIVIPMCQGIGYNLTRMPNFMDHDNQREAGIKLNEFAPLVEYGCDVHLRFFLCSLYAPMCTDQVSTSIPACRPMCEQARHKCSPIMEKFNYAWPDSLDCSKLPTRNDPNALCMEAPENDTKTETKKGEGMLPVPPRPNQPGAANGRSGGSMGVCANPEKFQYVEKSETCAPRCSSAVDVFWSRQDKDFAFIWMAVWSTLCFVSTAFTVLTFLLDPHRFQYPERPIIFLSMCYNVYSVAFIIRTVAGAENIACDRENGELYIIQEGLESTGCTIVFLILYYFGMASSIWWVILTLTWFLAAGKKWGHEAIESHSSYFHMAAWGIPALKTIVILTMRKVAGDELTGLCYVGSMDVGALTGFVLVPLSCYLVIGTSFILTGFVALFHIRKVMKTEGTNTEKLEKLMVKIGIYSILYTVPATCVIICYFYERLNMDYWKFRGLQSKCTTFPGRRNEDCALESSVPNVAVFMLKIFMSLVVGITSGVWVWSSKTLQTWQGLCSRKLTDRTCRKHCSGSCSTSHCHYKAPAVILHMSKTDPYLDCPTHV